A single region of the Fimbriimonadaceae bacterium genome encodes:
- a CDS encoding M48 family metalloprotease yields the protein MLRTTRLFTILTVATALAGTAASDPFKPSAKDQVQLGQKVADQIRKEEKVLPDSDKRVKFLRQLGAKLLAANPDDKKAVWQYSFDVIESKDVNAFALPGGPVFFYTGLLDKLETEDQVAAIVGHELTHVRKEHWANQYAKSQKESLLLNLALILGKANNTVAQLSHLGREVFNDLRYSRNDETTSDEVGMAMMVKAGFNPRGMADTFRVLQKAGGSAKGWEFLSSHPDTERRIKRVEENIAKLDKKFPPQKPLDLPKSKYKGDYVLDGTSMGTTYAMLSRYSNRNRLDWLSTGYRYWRW from the coding sequence ATGTTGCGAACCACACGTCTATTCACGATACTGACCGTCGCAACCGCCCTCGCCGGAACGGCGGCAAGCGATCCGTTTAAGCCAAGCGCTAAGGATCAAGTTCAGCTTGGGCAGAAGGTTGCTGACCAGATACGCAAGGAGGAGAAGGTTTTGCCCGACTCTGACAAGCGCGTCAAGTTCCTGCGTCAGCTTGGAGCGAAGCTCCTTGCCGCGAACCCAGATGACAAGAAAGCCGTTTGGCAATATAGCTTCGACGTGATTGAAAGCAAGGACGTCAATGCTTTTGCCCTCCCTGGTGGACCCGTTTTCTTCTATACCGGACTGCTTGACAAGCTCGAAACGGAAGACCAGGTTGCCGCTATTGTCGGTCACGAGCTCACCCACGTCCGCAAAGAGCACTGGGCAAACCAGTATGCGAAGAGCCAAAAAGAATCGCTCCTACTGAATTTGGCGCTGATTCTTGGCAAAGCCAATAACACGGTCGCCCAATTGTCTCACCTGGGACGAGAGGTCTTCAACGACTTAAGATATTCGCGCAATGACGAAACGACTTCCGACGAAGTCGGCATGGCGATGATGGTCAAGGCCGGTTTCAACCCCCGGGGCATGGCGGATACGTTCCGCGTCCTCCAAAAGGCGGGAGGCAGCGCCAAGGGCTGGGAGTTTTTGAGCAGCCACCCGGACACGGAGCGAAGAATTAAGCGAGTTGAAGAGAACATCGCGAAGCTTGACAAGAAGTTTCCGCCTCAGAAGCCCCTTGATCTTCCCAAATCCAAATACAAAGGGGATTACGTACTTGACGGTACGTCCATGGGAACTACGTACGCCATGCTCTCGCGCTATTCCAACCGGAATAGATTGGATTGGCTAAGCACCGGCTATCGCTACTGGCGATGGTGA
- a CDS encoding DNA polymerase III subunit alpha: MCQSFVHLHNHTEYSLLDGANRIPDMVGHAKDMGMDALAISDHGVMFGVMDFYFECQKKGVKPIIGVEAYVAPNGHQKKTGREENETYHLLLLAKDLEGYRNLCKLSTIAAIDGYYYKPRVDHDLLRQYSKGIIATSTCLGSEVNQALLKGDYEKAKNLAAMYRDIFGQENYFIELQDHGLAEQRQTNQGLIKISQELKIPLIATNDAHYLCRTSATPHDVLLCIQTGALLSDTKRMKFETEEFYLKSQQEMAALFPEHPEAMENTAMIAEMCNVELGKQRAPMPNPDLPPGETPMSYLRKLSEENLEKRAYKADDEAWERLNYELSVIEKTGFESYFLLVREFANYTREQGIYYGVRGSAAGSLVSYVIGITDVDPLYYDLTFERFLNPERVSMPDIDMDFEDARRDEVIKYVTEKYGSDHVAQIITFGTLGPKAAIKDCGRVMGYTPQETDKICKTIPNMPGMSLERAIKETAEFRQMIEHDPRVRSLVDVAKSVEGMSRHTGVHAAGVVISGEPLVDHIPLYKGNDGQSITAFEMGILEKIGLLKMDFLGLSNLTVLSRAVKNIKQTQGIDVDPLTFPPDDQKAYDMLARGETVGVFQLESGGMKRNIVELKPQNVQELAAMVALYRPGPMEHIPTYIDTKFGRRQPVYLHDLMRPILEETYGVIVYQDQVLKLVQALAGFSLGKADILRRAMGKKDKTAMDSMMVEFMQGAEERNVPKAAAEKVWELLLPFAGYAFNKAHAVCYALLAYQTAYLKANYPVEYMAALLASYRDKEDRVVAFIEECRRQKISVLPPDVNSSQMDFSIEGSSIRFGLAAIKGVGAGLATAMIAERAENGAFRHLYEFAERTRPLGMNRTAFEALIKAGALDSIDKNRRKLLSVVDGALVFADQAQKQKIAGQDSLFGEDSGPAHIDYPVLPETEAPARTETLAMEKEVMGIYVSDHPLRGYERVINTTASYTCASVAELDEGTHVRLAGVVASLRTIITKQRGEKMATMVLEDFSGQAMVTVFPATYSKFGELLVRDTVVKLNGVVTYRERPGGGGERSIEVRMEDVAPIDPSLYSDSIQESNGRGTVCIEVYRATQPQLAKLKKLFRQHPGDYEVQIQVMPKESYLPVYLNATVEPSTDFVNAIKEALSKADVKIIGATDAGVELPAEESASPSPVAIAGA; this comes from the coding sequence ACATGGGCATGGACGCGCTTGCCATATCCGACCACGGCGTCATGTTCGGGGTCATGGATTTCTATTTCGAGTGCCAGAAAAAAGGCGTCAAGCCGATTATTGGCGTCGAGGCTTACGTTGCGCCCAACGGGCACCAAAAGAAGACGGGAAGGGAAGAGAACGAAACCTATCATCTCCTCTTGCTCGCGAAAGATCTCGAAGGCTATCGCAACCTCTGCAAGCTTTCCACGATCGCCGCGATCGACGGCTATTACTACAAGCCTCGCGTCGATCACGATCTCCTGCGCCAATACAGCAAAGGAATCATCGCGACAAGCACTTGTCTTGGAAGCGAGGTCAATCAAGCGCTGCTCAAAGGCGATTACGAAAAGGCAAAGAACCTCGCCGCGATGTACCGCGACATCTTCGGGCAGGAGAACTATTTCATCGAGCTTCAAGATCACGGCCTCGCCGAACAGCGACAGACCAATCAGGGCCTAATCAAGATTTCTCAAGAGCTCAAGATCCCTCTGATCGCCACCAACGACGCACACTATCTTTGCCGAACCAGCGCCACACCGCACGACGTTTTGCTGTGCATCCAAACCGGAGCGCTGCTTTCCGATACAAAGCGGATGAAGTTTGAGACGGAGGAGTTCTATCTCAAATCTCAACAAGAGATGGCGGCTCTCTTCCCCGAGCATCCCGAAGCGATGGAGAACACGGCGATGATCGCCGAGATGTGCAACGTCGAGCTCGGCAAGCAGCGCGCACCGATGCCCAATCCCGACCTGCCACCGGGGGAGACTCCGATGTCGTACCTCCGCAAACTCAGTGAAGAGAACCTTGAAAAGCGGGCGTATAAGGCGGATGACGAGGCTTGGGAAAGGCTGAACTACGAGCTGAGCGTCATCGAAAAGACCGGATTTGAGTCGTACTTCTTGCTCGTTCGGGAGTTTGCCAACTACACAAGGGAGCAGGGAATTTACTACGGTGTCCGCGGCTCTGCTGCCGGATCCTTGGTTTCCTATGTGATCGGGATCACCGATGTCGATCCGCTTTATTACGACCTCACTTTTGAGCGCTTCTTGAATCCAGAGCGTGTGTCCATGCCCGATATCGACATGGACTTCGAGGACGCACGCCGTGATGAGGTCATCAAATACGTCACCGAAAAATACGGCTCTGACCACGTGGCCCAGATCATCACCTTCGGAACGCTCGGCCCCAAAGCCGCGATCAAGGACTGCGGCCGAGTAATGGGCTACACCCCCCAAGAGACCGACAAGATTTGCAAGACGATCCCCAACATGCCCGGAATGTCGCTTGAGAGAGCCATCAAGGAGACCGCCGAGTTCCGGCAGATGATCGAACACGACCCACGCGTCCGAAGCCTCGTTGACGTGGCGAAGTCGGTCGAAGGGATGTCCCGTCACACCGGAGTCCACGCGGCTGGCGTGGTCATCTCAGGCGAGCCGCTTGTCGATCACATCCCCTTATATAAGGGCAACGACGGACAGTCGATCACCGCCTTCGAGATGGGAATTCTTGAGAAGATCGGCCTCCTCAAGATGGACTTCCTTGGTCTGTCAAACCTCACAGTTCTATCACGAGCCGTCAAGAACATCAAGCAGACGCAAGGGATCGATGTCGACCCGCTCACCTTCCCGCCAGACGATCAGAAGGCATACGACATGCTCGCCCGGGGCGAAACCGTAGGCGTCTTCCAGCTTGAATCGGGCGGGATGAAGAGAAATATCGTCGAGCTAAAGCCCCAAAACGTCCAAGAGCTCGCCGCGATGGTTGCCCTCTATCGGCCCGGTCCGATGGAGCATATCCCCACCTACATCGACACAAAATTTGGGCGAAGGCAGCCGGTCTATCTGCACGACCTCATGCGCCCGATCTTGGAAGAGACTTACGGCGTCATCGTCTATCAGGACCAAGTCTTGAAGCTTGTCCAAGCTCTCGCCGGATTCAGCCTTGGAAAAGCCGACATCCTCCGCCGTGCGATGGGTAAGAAGGACAAGACGGCTATGGACTCGATGATGGTTGAGTTCATGCAAGGGGCCGAGGAGCGCAACGTTCCCAAAGCCGCTGCCGAGAAGGTTTGGGAGCTCCTACTGCCGTTTGCTGGCTACGCGTTCAACAAGGCTCACGCGGTCTGTTACGCACTTTTGGCGTATCAGACGGCCTACCTCAAGGCCAACTATCCCGTGGAGTACATGGCAGCCCTGCTTGCGTCTTACCGCGACAAGGAAGACCGGGTCGTTGCCTTCATCGAAGAATGCCGAAGACAAAAGATTTCGGTCCTGCCGCCCGACGTGAATTCGTCTCAGATGGACTTCTCGATCGAGGGCAGCTCTATTCGCTTTGGTCTTGCCGCGATCAAGGGCGTTGGAGCCGGTTTGGCGACAGCGATGATCGCGGAGCGAGCGGAGAATGGGGCGTTCCGACATCTCTACGAATTTGCCGAACGCACTCGTCCACTGGGCATGAACCGCACGGCCTTTGAGGCGCTCATCAAAGCAGGGGCTCTCGATTCGATCGATAAGAACCGCCGCAAGCTATTGTCAGTTGTTGACGGTGCGCTGGTCTTTGCCGACCAGGCACAAAAGCAGAAGATCGCCGGTCAAGACTCTCTATTTGGCGAAGATTCCGGCCCAGCGCATATCGACTACCCCGTACTGCCCGAGACTGAGGCTCCCGCACGTACCGAAACCCTGGCGATGGAAAAGGAAGTGATGGGGATTTACGTCTCCGATCACCCGCTGCGTGGCTATGAGCGCGTGATTAACACGACGGCAAGCTATACATGTGCCTCAGTCGCCGAACTCGACGAGGGCACTCACGTCCGCCTTGCCGGGGTTGTCGCGAGCCTGCGAACGATCATCACTAAGCAGCGCGGCGAGAAGATGGCGACGATGGTGCTTGAAGACTTCAGTGGGCAAGCGATGGTAACGGTTTTCCCTGCAACGTATTCGAAGTTTGGCGAGTTGCTTGTGCGTGATACGGTCGTCAAGCTGAACGGAGTCGTGACCTATCGCGAGCGTCCTGGCGGGGGTGGAGAACGGTCGATTGAAGTAAGAATGGAAGACGTCGCGCCAATCGATCCCTCGCTCTATTCGGATTCTATTCAAGAATCAAATGGTCGAGGAACGGTTTGCATCGAGGTCTATCGGGCCACCCAACCGCAGCTTGCCAAGCTCAAAAAGCTCTTCCGGCAGCATCCCGGCGACTATGAGGTGCAGATTCAAGTCATGCCCAAGGAGAGCTATCTGCCGGTCTATCTGAATGCCACCGTCGAGCCATCGACGGATTTCGTGAACGCGATCAAAGAGGCGCTCAGCAAGGCCGACGTCAAGATCATCGGGGCGACCGATGCTGGTGTCGAGCTTCCCGCCGAAGAATCAGCATCACCATCGCCAGTAGCGATAGCCGGTGCTTAG